From Flavobacterium sp. 102, a single genomic window includes:
- the recN gene encoding DNA repair protein RecN, translating to MITSLSIENFALIEKLNIDFSKGFSIITGETGAGKSILLGALGLVLGKRADLTSLKNKEEKCIVEANFAIGKYDLKSFFEAHDLDYEEETIIRREILPSGKSRAFVNDSPVNLQQLQDLSFYLIDVHSQHQTLELSEEEYQFKIIDAIASNQEFRAEYSSILKQYRSAKTALETKKTSLSAILKEKDYNEFIFNELHSANLKVGELEELEKTYEALNNVEFIKENLSALLALANEDQFGLLKNLKEFKSILQKNTSFSAEYESLFERTNSILIEFDDIVKELNRESELVFNDPEKLELVNQKLQLIYSLQKKHQVLTVEELIDIQNDLESKVVSVVTLEEEISKLENGIKDFENQLDSIATKISHSRSEAIPNLSNKLIEILNLLGMPNVRFKINVVVSDTYYNNGKDSLQFLFSANKGTDFGLLKKVASGGEMSRIMLAVKSILSQYSKLPTIIFDEIDTGVSGEIANKMGEIMREMSQTMQVFAITHLPQIAAKGNTHYKVFKTVLDENTVSELKLLTNDERIIEIAEMLSGKDISDSALNHAKALLN from the coding sequence ATGATTACTTCACTTTCAATTGAAAATTTTGCCTTAATTGAAAAATTAAATATTGATTTTTCTAAGGGTTTTTCAATTATAACCGGTGAAACCGGAGCCGGAAAATCAATACTTCTAGGTGCTTTAGGATTGGTTCTCGGTAAAAGAGCCGATTTAACTTCACTGAAAAACAAAGAAGAAAAATGCATCGTTGAAGCCAATTTTGCCATCGGGAAATATGATTTGAAGTCTTTCTTTGAAGCCCATGATTTGGACTATGAAGAAGAAACCATCATTCGGAGGGAAATTTTACCTTCGGGAAAATCGAGAGCATTTGTAAACGACAGTCCAGTCAATTTACAGCAACTGCAAGATTTGAGTTTTTACTTAATCGATGTGCATTCGCAACACCAAACCTTAGAATTGTCCGAAGAAGAATACCAGTTTAAAATCATTGATGCAATTGCTAGTAATCAAGAATTCAGAGCGGAATATTCGTCAATTCTGAAACAATACCGTTCGGCTAAAACGGCTTTGGAAACCAAAAAGACAAGTTTGTCAGCCATTTTAAAAGAAAAAGATTATAACGAATTCATCTTCAACGAATTGCATTCGGCTAATTTAAAAGTTGGTGAACTTGAAGAATTAGAAAAAACTTATGAAGCACTGAATAATGTTGAATTCATCAAAGAAAATCTTTCAGCGCTTTTGGCTTTGGCCAATGAAGACCAATTTGGTTTGTTGAAAAACCTAAAAGAATTCAAATCTATACTTCAAAAAAATACCAGTTTTTCTGCAGAATACGAATCCCTTTTTGAACGCACCAATTCGATTTTAATTGAATTTGATGACATTGTCAAAGAGTTGAATCGCGAATCAGAACTAGTCTTTAATGATCCTGAAAAATTAGAATTAGTCAATCAAAAACTACAACTGATTTACAGTTTGCAAAAGAAGCATCAAGTGTTGACGGTGGAAGAATTGATTGATATTCAAAATGACTTGGAAAGCAAAGTGGTTTCGGTAGTGACTTTAGAAGAAGAAATCAGTAAACTTGAAAATGGCATTAAAGATTTTGAAAATCAATTGGATTCGATTGCGACTAAAATCAGCCACAGTAGGAGTGAAGCGATACCAAATCTCAGCAACAAACTGATTGAAATCTTGAATTTATTAGGCATGCCAAATGTTCGCTTTAAGATTAATGTTGTAGTTTCGGACACCTATTATAATAATGGAAAAGACAGTTTGCAGTTTTTGTTTTCGGCTAATAAAGGAACTGATTTCGGCTTATTGAAAAAAGTCGCTTCCGGTGGAGAAATGTCAAGAATTATGTTGGCTGTAAAATCTATTTTATCTCAATACTCTAAGTTACCAACGATTATTTTTGATGAAATTGATACCGGAGTTTCGGGTGAGATTGCCAATAAAATGGGTGAGATTATGCGTGAAATGAGTCAGACCATGCAGGTTTTTGCCATCACTCACTTGCCTCAGATTGCAGCCAAAGGAAATACTCATTATAAGGTTTTCAAAACGGTATTGGATGAAAACACTGTTTCCGAATTGAAATTGTTAACCAATGACGAACGAATCATTGAAATTGCAGAAATGCTTTCCGGTAAAGATATTTCAGATTCGGCATTGAATCATGCCAAAGCATTACTAAACTAA
- the coaBC gene encoding bifunctional phosphopantothenoylcysteine decarboxylase/phosphopantothenate--cysteine ligase CoaBC, translated as MSVLSGKKILLGVSGGIAAYKTASLVRLFIKAGANVQVVMTPASKDFVTPLTLSTLSKNPIHSTFYNDEDENAQWNNHVELGLWADLMLIAPATANTLSKMANGNCDNLLIATYLSAKCPVYFAPAMDLDMYKHPSTISSFNLLKQFGNIMIPAESGELASGLSGEGRMAEPENIVAFLEKDLESKLPLRGKKILITAGPTYEAIDPVRFIGNHSSGKMGFDIAKSAANLGAEVILISGPTDLNVQNSAINLIRVTSAEEMYDACHQYFNDSDVAICAAAVADYKPKVVADQKIKKSEAAFTIELEKTKDILASLGQIKQKQFLIGFALETENEIENAKLKIQKKNLDLIVLNSLQDKGAGFGSATNKVTFIDKDFVIEAMPLKSKEAVADDIINKVISRYNKD; from the coding sequence ATGTCTGTTTTAAGCGGTAAAAAGATTTTACTCGGCGTTTCCGGAGGAATTGCCGCCTACAAGACAGCCTCATTAGTCAGATTATTTATAAAAGCCGGTGCTAATGTCCAAGTGGTCATGACACCGGCTTCTAAGGATTTTGTAACACCGTTAACATTATCTACACTTTCCAAAAATCCTATTCATTCTACTTTTTATAATGATGAGGACGAGAATGCCCAATGGAACAATCATGTTGAATTAGGACTTTGGGCCGATTTGATGCTTATTGCTCCTGCTACTGCGAATACGCTTTCTAAAATGGCGAATGGCAATTGTGACAATCTTTTAATTGCTACTTATTTATCGGCTAAATGTCCGGTTTACTTTGCTCCGGCAATGGATTTGGACATGTACAAACATCCTTCAACTATTTCCAGTTTTAATTTGCTGAAGCAATTTGGTAACATCATGATTCCTGCTGAAAGTGGAGAATTAGCCAGTGGCTTATCCGGCGAAGGCCGAATGGCTGAACCTGAAAATATTGTTGCCTTTTTAGAAAAGGATTTGGAAAGTAAATTACCGTTAAGAGGAAAAAAAATATTGATTACGGCTGGCCCAACATATGAAGCGATTGATCCTGTTCGATTCATTGGGAATCATTCTTCGGGCAAAATGGGTTTTGATATTGCTAAAAGTGCTGCCAATCTTGGTGCTGAAGTAATTTTAATTTCAGGTCCAACGGATTTAAATGTGCAAAATTCTGCTATCAATTTGATTCGAGTCACTTCTGCTGAAGAAATGTACGACGCGTGTCACCAATATTTTAATGATAGTGATGTAGCCATTTGCGCTGCCGCCGTTGCCGATTATAAACCTAAAGTGGTTGCTGATCAAAAAATAAAAAAATCGGAAGCAGCTTTCACCATTGAATTGGAAAAGACCAAAGATATCTTAGCTTCATTGGGACAAATAAAACAAAAGCAATTCTTAATTGGCTTTGCTTTGGAAACTGAAAATGAAATTGAAAATGCAAAGTTGAAAATTCAGAAAAAAAACTTAGATTTGATTGTTTTAAATTCGCTTCAGGATAAAGGCGCCGGTTTTGGTTCGGCTACTAATAAAGTTACTTTTATTGATAAAGATTTTGTGATTGAAGCTATGCCTTTAAAATCTAAAGAAGCTGTTGCGGATGATATAATAAACAAAGTAATTTCTCGTTATAATAAGGATTGA
- the fabV gene encoding enoyl-ACP reductase FabV: MIIEPRMRGFICLTAHPDGCAQSVKNQINYVKSKGTIDGAKKVLVIGASTGFGLASRITSAFGSDAATIGVFFEKEPSEGKTATPGWYNTAAFEQEAQKAGLYAKSINGDAFSNEIKQQTIDLIKADLGQVDMIIYSLASPVRMHPVTGVLHRSTLKPIGNTFTNKTVDFHTGNVTQVTIEPANQDDIDNTVVVMGGEDWSMWMEALSNAGVLAKGVTTIAYSYIGPEVTEAVYRKGTIGRAKDHLEATAFEITDSLKSIEGKAYVSVNKALVTQASSAIPVIPLYISLLYKIMKAEGVHEGCIEQIQRLFSERLYTGSTIPTDEKGRIRIDDWEMREDIQARIKTLWETATTENLTEIGDLAGYKQDFLNLFGFGFEEVDYTAEANEMTHIPSIKK, encoded by the coding sequence ATGATTATAGAACCAAGAATGCGCGGGTTTATTTGTTTAACAGCTCACCCGGACGGATGTGCACAAAGTGTTAAAAACCAAATCAATTATGTAAAATCTAAAGGAACCATTGATGGTGCTAAAAAAGTTTTAGTGATTGGTGCTTCAACCGGTTTCGGATTGGCTTCAAGAATTACCAGTGCTTTTGGTTCTGATGCTGCAACTATTGGTGTTTTCTTTGAAAAAGAACCTTCTGAAGGAAAAACTGCTACTCCGGGTTGGTACAATACTGCCGCTTTTGAACAAGAAGCTCAAAAAGCAGGTTTGTATGCCAAAAGTATCAATGGTGATGCTTTTTCAAATGAGATTAAGCAACAAACAATTGATTTAATCAAAGCTGATTTAGGTCAGGTTGATATGATTATTTACAGTTTGGCATCACCTGTTCGAATGCATCCCGTAACTGGAGTTTTACATCGTTCAACGTTGAAACCAATCGGTAACACCTTTACCAATAAAACAGTAGATTTCCACACCGGAAATGTAACCCAAGTTACTATTGAGCCTGCGAACCAAGACGATATTGACAATACAGTTGTGGTTATGGGCGGTGAAGATTGGTCAATGTGGATGGAAGCGCTTTCTAATGCCGGTGTTTTAGCGAAAGGAGTTACGACGATTGCTTATTCTTATATTGGACCTGAAGTTACGGAAGCGGTTTATAGAAAAGGAACTATAGGAAGAGCCAAAGATCATTTAGAAGCTACAGCTTTTGAAATTACTGACAGTTTAAAATCGATTGAAGGAAAAGCATATGTTTCGGTGAACAAAGCATTAGTAACACAAGCAAGTTCTGCCATTCCTGTAATTCCATTGTACATTTCTTTATTGTATAAAATAATGAAAGCCGAAGGAGTTCATGAAGGTTGTATCGAACAGATTCAAAGATTATTTTCAGAAAGACTTTACACGGGTTCAACAATACCAACAGATGAAAAAGGCAGAATCAGAATTGATGATTGGGAGATGAGAGAGGATATTCAAGCAAGAATTAAAACTTTATGGGAAACCGCTACTACTGAAAATCTAACCGAAATAGGTGATTTGGCAGGCTATAAACAAGACTTTTTAAACTTGTTTGGTTTTGGTTTCGAGGAAGTGGATTACACTGCAGAAGCAAACGAAATGACGCATATTCCAAGTATAAAAAAATAG
- a CDS encoding outer membrane protein assembly factor BamD, whose translation MKKFLALFAFVVFFSSCSEYQKALKSEDIAVKYEMATKMYEANKYGKAIRLFEQIAPAYKGKPSAQKMFYMYSQSLYKTNQYYLAGYQFESFASSFPKSEKIEEVSFLGAKCFSKLSPVYSLDQIDTYKAVEKLQNFIDAFPESQYLTEANTIAKALREKLEKKAYENAKIYNTISDYKASMVAFDNFIIEFPGTPYKEAALFYKLDSAYKLAINSVPAKMEERLNNAKAAYNSLIKHKADTKYKSEADEMLARIETDLKQFSK comes from the coding sequence ATGAAGAAATTTTTAGCCTTATTTGCCTTTGTAGTATTTTTTTCGTCGTGTAGCGAATACCAAAAAGCATTAAAATCAGAAGATATTGCTGTTAAGTATGAAATGGCAACTAAAATGTATGAAGCCAATAAATATGGTAAAGCCATACGCCTTTTTGAACAAATTGCTCCTGCTTACAAAGGAAAGCCATCAGCTCAAAAGATGTTTTACATGTATTCGCAATCGCTATACAAAACCAATCAATATTATTTAGCGGGTTATCAATTTGAGAGTTTTGCCTCTAGTTTTCCAAAGAGTGAAAAAATAGAAGAAGTATCATTTCTTGGAGCTAAATGTTTTTCAAAACTATCTCCGGTTTACAGTTTGGATCAAATTGATACCTATAAAGCAGTTGAAAAATTACAGAATTTTATAGATGCCTTTCCTGAATCTCAATATTTAACTGAAGCAAATACTATCGCCAAAGCTTTGAGAGAGAAATTGGAGAAAAAAGCCTATGAAAACGCTAAGATTTATAACACCATTTCAGATTATAAAGCTTCCATGGTAGCGTTTGATAATTTTATTATTGAATTTCCGGGTACGCCTTATAAAGAAGCGGCCTTATTTTACAAATTGGATTCAGCCTATAAACTAGCGATTAATAGTGTTCCTGCAAAAATGGAAGAGCGTTTGAATAATGCAAAAGCAGCGTACAATAGTTTAATCAAGCACAAAGCAGATACCAAATACAAATCAGAAGCTGACGAAATGTTGGCCCGAATTGAAACAGATTTAAAACAATTTTCTAAATAA
- a CDS encoding DUF4835 family protein: MKKIVSILFLFWVGLTNAQQLNCSVQVNSDKIASTNNQIFRNLEKSINEFVNKTDWTGESYKQNEKINCSMVITLNSYDSNAFSATIQVESSRPIFNSSYSSPVFNYNDKDFGFRYVEFENLLFNPANFDSNLVSVLAFYSYMILGFDADTYTLYGGKQWFDIAQQIVTVAQQSGYKGWSQSDGNQNRFFLANDMLSGTFDAFRDVMYQYHREGLDNMTKDLKSSKEKILASITALSAIYKVRSNAFLTRVFFDAKVDEIVSILSGGPKVPISETIETLNKISPLNSSKWATIKL, translated from the coding sequence ATGAAAAAAATAGTTAGTATTCTTTTTTTGTTTTGGGTTGGATTGACTAATGCGCAACAATTAAATTGTTCGGTTCAAGTCAACTCAGATAAAATTGCCAGTACCAATAATCAGATTTTTAGAAATTTAGAAAAATCGATTAATGAGTTTGTCAACAAAACGGATTGGACTGGAGAAAGCTATAAGCAAAACGAAAAGATTAATTGTTCCATGGTCATCACTTTGAACAGTTATGATTCTAACGCTTTTTCAGCGACTATTCAAGTGGAATCTTCCAGACCTATTTTTAATTCTTCTTATTCTTCACCGGTTTTTAACTACAACGACAAAGATTTTGGATTTCGCTATGTAGAATTTGAAAACTTGCTTTTCAATCCGGCTAATTTTGATTCTAATTTAGTGTCTGTTTTAGCATTTTACAGCTACATGATTCTTGGTTTTGATGCCGATACTTACACACTTTACGGTGGAAAACAATGGTTTGATATTGCCCAACAAATTGTAACTGTAGCCCAACAAAGTGGATACAAAGGTTGGAGCCAATCCGATGGAAATCAAAATCGTTTTTTCTTGGCCAATGACATGCTTTCCGGAACTTTTGATGCTTTTAGAGACGTTATGTACCAATACCACAGAGAAGGTTTGGACAACATGACAAAAGATTTGAAATCGTCTAAAGAAAAAATATTAGCCTCTATCACTGCTTTGAGTGCTATATATAAAGTGCGTTCCAATGCGTTTTTGACCAGGGTTTTCTTCGATGCTAAAGTCGATGAAATTGTGTCAATCCTATCCGGCGGACCAAAAGTTCCTATATCGGAAACTATAGAAACATTGAATAAAATTTCACCACTCAATTCAAGTAAATGGGCAACCATCAAGTTATAA
- a CDS encoding bifunctional UDP-sugar hydrolase/5'-nucleotidase, producing the protein MKRRDFIQKTAASSALLSLGGLSLSSFKTLNTKHLTVLHTNDVHSYIDPFPANHPKNPNMGGVARRAALIENIRRENPNVLLLDAGDIFQGTPYFNYYGGELEFKLMSMMKYDLATIGNHDFDNGIDGLYAQLPNANFEFVSANYDFKNTVMNGQVKPYKIFNKDGIKVGLFGLGISLEGLVDKKNYKETVYNDPLTVAQDMSRILKQEQKCDLVICLSHIGYQYKNEPDKICDTKLATLTKDIDLIIGGHTHTFLDKPTVLKNAEDKDVLVNQVGCYGINLGRIDFYLEDSKSVTTQGKSIIV; encoded by the coding sequence ATGAAAAGAAGAGATTTTATACAAAAAACTGCGGCAAGTTCGGCTTTGCTAAGTCTTGGCGGACTTTCACTAAGTAGTTTCAAGACTTTGAACACTAAGCATCTTACAGTTTTACATACTAACGATGTTCATAGTTATATTGATCCGTTTCCGGCGAATCATCCCAAAAACCCAAACATGGGCGGCGTTGCCCGAAGAGCGGCTTTGATTGAAAACATTCGAAGAGAAAATCCGAATGTGCTCTTATTAGATGCCGGAGATATTTTTCAAGGAACGCCTTATTTCAACTACTACGGAGGAGAATTGGAATTCAAGCTAATGAGCATGATGAAATATGATTTGGCAACAATAGGCAACCACGATTTTGACAATGGAATTGACGGTTTATATGCCCAATTACCCAATGCAAATTTTGAATTTGTTTCTGCCAATTATGATTTCAAAAACACCGTGATGAACGGTCAGGTTAAGCCTTATAAGATTTTTAACAAAGATGGGATCAAAGTTGGCTTGTTCGGACTTGGAATCAGTTTGGAAGGTTTGGTTGATAAGAAGAATTACAAAGAAACCGTTTACAATGATCCGTTAACCGTTGCTCAAGACATGTCACGCATTTTAAAACAAGAACAAAAATGTGATTTGGTGATTTGTCTTTCTCACATTGGTTACCAATACAAAAACGAGCCTGATAAAATTTGTGACACCAAATTGGCAACATTAACCAAAGACATTGACTTAATTATCGGCGGACATACGCATACTTTCTTAGACAAGCCCACGGTTTTGAAAAATGCTGAAGACAAAGATGTTTTGGTGAATCAAGTCGGTTGTTATGGGATTAATTTGGGTCGAATCGATTTCTATCTTGAAGACTCGAAATCTGTTACAACCCAAGGGAAATCAATTATTGTTTGA
- a CDS encoding DNA-directed RNA polymerase subunit omega: MDLKKTNAPVNTITYNKTVIEERTGNVYEAITIMAKRANQINSEIKKELTEKLEEFATYNDSLEEIFENKEQIEVSKYYEKLPKPHALAVQEWLDDKIYYRDTTKD, encoded by the coding sequence ATGGATTTAAAAAAGACGAATGCACCGGTAAACACAATCACTTACAACAAAACTGTAATTGAAGAGCGCACTGGCAATGTTTACGAGGCAATAACAATAATGGCTAAAAGAGCAAACCAAATCAATTCTGAAATTAAAAAAGAATTAACTGAGAAATTAGAAGAGTTTGCTACTTACAACGATAGTCTTGAAGAAATCTTTGAAAACAAAGAACAAATCGAAGTTTCTAAATACTACGAAAAATTACCAAAACCACACGCATTGGCTGTTCAAGAATGGCTTGATGACAAAATTTACTACAGAGATACTACAAAAGACTAA
- the dapA gene encoding 4-hydroxy-tetrahydrodipicolinate synthase, which produces MQSLIGTGVALVTPFKKDFSVDVDALKAIVNFQVDNGIDYLVVLGTTAETATLTKDEKELVIKTIVEANKGRLPLVLGVGSNNTNEVVAELKSRDFSDFVAILSVSPYYNKPTQEGIYQHFKAIAEASPLPIILYNVPGRTASNMLPSTIIRLANDFKNVVAVKEAAGDIVQAMKLIQGKPKDFLVISGDDMITLPMVLAGGAGVISVIAEGFPKQFSEMVHLGLNKRVEEAYQLHYLLADSIDMIFEQGNPAGIKEVFKSLGLSENIVRLPLVNADENLAKRLHDFTNKISKM; this is translated from the coding sequence ATGCAATCATTAATTGGTACCGGAGTTGCCCTTGTTACACCTTTCAAAAAAGATTTTTCAGTAGATGTTGATGCGTTAAAAGCCATCGTTAATTTCCAAGTTGATAACGGAATTGACTATTTAGTTGTTTTAGGAACAACCGCCGAAACAGCAACATTGACAAAGGACGAAAAGGAATTGGTAATAAAGACAATTGTAGAAGCCAATAAAGGAAGATTGCCTTTGGTTTTAGGAGTTGGAAGTAATAATACCAATGAAGTTGTCGCTGAATTAAAATCAAGAGATTTCTCCGATTTCGTGGCGATACTTTCTGTTTCTCCATATTATAACAAACCAACTCAAGAAGGCATTTACCAACATTTTAAAGCGATTGCTGAAGCTTCGCCGCTTCCGATTATTTTGTACAATGTTCCGGGAAGAACAGCTAGTAATATGTTGCCGTCAACAATTATTCGTTTGGCTAATGATTTCAAAAATGTGGTGGCTGTAAAAGAAGCTGCAGGCGATATCGTTCAAGCGATGAAATTGATTCAAGGCAAGCCAAAAGATTTCTTAGTGATTTCAGGTGATGATATGATTACGTTGCCAATGGTTTTAGCCGGAGGCGCAGGCGTTATTTCCGTAATTGCTGAAGGTTTTCCGAAACAATTTTCTGAAATGGTGCATTTAGGTTTGAACAAAAGAGTAGAAGAAGCTTATCAATTGCACTATCTTCTAGCGGATTCAATTGATATGATTTTCGAGCAAGGAAATCCGGCCGGAATTAAAGAAGTGTTTAAGTCATTGGGCTTGTCTGAGAATATAGTTCGTTTACCTTTAGTAAATGCTGATGAAAATTTAGCCAAACGCCTACATGATTTCACCAATAAAATTTCAAAAATGTAA
- a CDS encoding 5'-nucleotidase C-terminal domain-containing protein, translating into MVKLKNYNVVLKHFVLLLTFASLISCAEKKYTVTRIEGKEIAINSTNTEDIEFENFIKPYRDNIDKDLSLILANAPETMDKSGEWQTPMGNFLSDITFDKSNVIFQLREKKTIDICLLNHGGIRTIISKGDVSARNAYEIMPFENSAFVIGLKGEQILEMVNYIITEKKPHPLKGLTFTIGKDNQPKNILVNGKALENDKIYYVVTSDYLVNGGDNMLFFKKGVEKYDLDYKLRNIIIDYFKENKKITASKDIRISKEL; encoded by the coding sequence ATGGTAAAACTAAAAAACTATAACGTTGTATTAAAACATTTTGTTTTATTATTAACATTTGCAAGTCTTATTTCCTGTGCGGAAAAAAAATACACTGTCACTCGAATTGAAGGCAAAGAAATTGCAATTAATTCAACCAACACCGAAGACATTGAATTTGAAAACTTTATCAAGCCTTATCGCGATAATATTGATAAAGATTTGAGTTTGATTTTAGCCAATGCGCCAGAGACGATGGACAAATCGGGCGAATGGCAAACGCCAATGGGTAATTTCTTATCTGACATTACTTTTGATAAATCGAATGTCATTTTCCAACTTAGAGAGAAAAAAACCATCGACATTTGTTTGCTTAATCATGGTGGTATCAGAACTATTATTTCAAAAGGCGATGTTTCTGCAAGAAATGCTTACGAAATCATGCCCTTTGAAAACAGCGCTTTTGTTATTGGTTTAAAAGGAGAACAAATCTTAGAAATGGTCAATTATATCATCACCGAAAAAAAACCGCATCCATTGAAAGGGTTAACTTTTACCATTGGCAAAGACAACCAACCAAAAAATATTTTGGTCAACGGAAAAGCATTGGAAAATGATAAAATCTATTATGTTGTGACTTCAGATTATCTTGTCAATGGTGGAGACAACATGCTTTTCTTCAAAAAAGGGGTTGAAAAATATGACCTAGATTATAAACTTCGAAATATCATTATCGATTATTTCAAGGAAAACAAAAAGATTACAGCCAGTAAAGACATCAGAATCAGCAAAGAACTATAA
- a CDS encoding T9SS type A sorting domain-containing protein: MGATPVTWVSTIDVQVRFYTHADDNSPVTANSIYYVIVSGYDVDEVGTFCLKVSRNQLLSNEDFNDSNFTYYPNPVKNILNLSYSQEVSGVEIYNLLGQRVSVNSVNVNQAQIDMSNLPSAAYVVKVTANNQVKTVRVIKE; encoded by the coding sequence ATGGGAGCTACACCGGTAACTTGGGTTTCAACCATTGATGTTCAAGTTAGATTTTATACCCATGCCGATGATAATTCACCGGTAACTGCCAATTCAATTTATTATGTAATAGTTTCAGGTTACGACGTTGATGAAGTTGGTACTTTTTGTTTGAAAGTTTCAAGAAATCAATTGTTGTCAAATGAAGACTTTAATGATAGTAATTTCACTTACTATCCAAATCCTGTTAAAAACATTTTAAATTTATCTTACAGTCAAGAGGTTTCTGGTGTTGAAATTTATAATTTGTTAGGTCAAAGAGTCAGTGTTAATTCAGTTAATGTTAACCAAGCTCAGATTGATATGTCAAACTTGCCTAGCGCGGCTTACGTAGTTAAAGTTACTGCCAATAACCAAGTAAAAACTGTTAGAGTAATCAAAGAATAA